From Prosthecobacter dejongeii, the proteins below share one genomic window:
- the ffh gene encoding signal recognition particle protein: protein MFSALTDKLEDAFRKLRGLGKISESNIADAMREIRLALLEADVDFKVTKDLIEAVKTRALGEEVLKTVTPGQQIVKIFHDELEKILGSAADLDLGPPQRILMVGLNGAGKTTTSAKLANWLKKQGKRPLLIALDLYRPAAVTQLQVLGQQLGVPVCVPAAGETDVVRATRAALAWLEQQGSGVAIFDTAGRQEVDEALLSELKKVRDLVKPNETLLVADAATGQQAVAVASKFHETVTITGLIMTKLDGDARGGALLSMRQVTGRPVKFIGVGEKVDQLEVFHPDRMAQRILGMGDVVSLVEKAAQEIDEKDAMKMMRRLEENKFDFNDFLGQLRFMKKLGPLEGLLGMIPGMNKLKGMPGVDDKRMKHVEAIILSMTPKERSKPDIINGSRRKRIAKGCGRPVVEINQLLKQFEMMRGLMKNKSAMAQMAGGLFGGGGSGGMPQLPKGMLPGGKMPKMSKFGKGFRLGG from the coding sequence ATGTTTTCTGCACTCACTGACAAACTCGAAGATGCCTTCCGTAAACTGCGCGGCCTGGGCAAGATCAGCGAATCCAACATCGCTGATGCGATGCGGGAAATTCGCCTCGCCTTGCTGGAAGCAGACGTGGATTTCAAAGTCACCAAAGACTTGATCGAGGCTGTTAAAACTCGGGCTTTGGGGGAAGAAGTCCTCAAGACAGTGACCCCAGGACAGCAAATCGTTAAAATCTTCCATGACGAATTGGAAAAGATTTTGGGGAGTGCGGCTGACTTGGATCTAGGGCCACCGCAGCGCATCTTGATGGTTGGTTTGAACGGGGCAGGGAAGACTACGACCTCCGCAAAGTTGGCCAACTGGCTGAAAAAGCAGGGCAAGCGTCCCTTACTCATCGCTCTGGATCTTTATCGGCCTGCAGCGGTGACTCAGCTCCAGGTCCTAGGCCAGCAACTCGGCGTACCCGTATGCGTGCCAGCAGCAGGTGAGACGGATGTTGTTCGTGCGACACGGGCTGCTTTGGCCTGGCTAGAGCAGCAGGGCAGTGGCGTTGCCATTTTCGATACCGCGGGTCGCCAGGAAGTGGATGAAGCCCTGCTGAGCGAACTCAAAAAAGTGCGGGATCTCGTAAAGCCTAACGAAACCCTGCTGGTAGCCGATGCGGCCACGGGGCAGCAGGCCGTCGCCGTCGCCTCGAAATTCCATGAGACGGTGACGATCACTGGACTCATCATGACTAAGCTGGATGGGGATGCCCGTGGTGGGGCCCTGCTCTCCATGCGCCAGGTGACTGGGCGTCCTGTCAAATTTATCGGTGTAGGTGAAAAGGTGGACCAGTTGGAAGTCTTCCATCCGGACCGCATGGCTCAGCGTATTCTCGGCATGGGAGACGTGGTCTCTTTAGTGGAGAAAGCCGCGCAGGAAATTGACGAAAAAGACGCCATGAAAATGATGCGTCGTCTGGAGGAAAATAAATTCGACTTCAATGACTTCCTCGGGCAGTTGCGCTTCATGAAAAAGCTGGGACCTCTCGAAGGTCTGCTCGGCATGATCCCTGGCATGAACAAGCTGAAAGGCATGCCAGGAGTGGATGATAAGCGCATGAAGCATGTGGAAGCCATCATCCTTTCCATGACGCCTAAGGAGCGTTCCAAGCCTGACATCATCAATGGCAGCCGCCGCAAGCGCATCGCCAAAGGCTGTGGGCGCCCCGTCGTTGAAATCAATCAACTGCTCAAACAATTCGAAATGATGCGTGGCCTCATGAAGAACAAAAGCGCCATGGCCCAAATGGCAGGTGGCCTTTTCGGCGGTGGCGGCTCTGGGGGCATGCCTCAGTTACCGAAAGGCATGTTGCCTGGTGGTAAGATGCCCAAAATGAGCAAATTCGGCAAAGGCTTTCGTCTGGGAGGCTAG
- a CDS encoding response regulator produces MPEQDSLTAQIVSSGTKRRAASGLPLFIGLGFVLAFFAASATIAYFNIHTLREMTGKVSHTHEVIATLENVFSLMKDAETGQRGFLLTGDEKYLEPYTSALAHIEERVADIDRLTSDNPDQQARIPFIKTQIELKQKELAETITIRREQGFEAARAVVLTDRGKSAMDALRDHLATMQQEERKLLKERFEEKEAAFRTAVQSGLVSGLFGALLAVVVTILLRRAELARWQQAWLQSGEAGLSAKLIGEQRLSGLGENALQFLCQYLGAQAGAIFIEEGGTFKRSATYAVPSSTSLPERFAPGEGLLGQAVKDARPFLVSEVPPGYLAIGSALGADQPRHLLIAPALVDGGVIAVLELGFFHPVPEASIELLLRTAESVGVAVQSAKSRARIEELLEETQRQSEEVQAQSEELRVSNEELEEQSQALQRTQSQLQEQQAELEQTNLQLEAQTRQLEAQKDDLIQAKLGLESQARVVEQASRYKSAFLANMSHELRTPLNSSLILSQLLAENRQGNLTEEQVKYARTIQGSGNDLLALINDVLDLSKIEAGRMDLQVQSLGVAQLLDNLRAQFEPIANNRKLALRFDVAAGTPPSIQTDTQRLEQVLRNLLSNALKFTENGEVALEVAAFGPGRVAFSVKDTGIGIELEQQRIIFEPFCQADGTTSRKYGGTGLGLSISRELARLLGGEIRLTSEVGRGSVFTVILPENLENKALSAPLVTATPAISQPENPPTPKTPAVSYESVSSSTFQDDRDNLSPKKQVILVIEDDMVFAEILAQLAREQNFQCLVTSSAHEALELARKHLPNAVVLDVGLPDGSGLFVLDRLKHDARTRHIPVHIISGSDYAEKAMAMGAVGYMMKPVPREKLADAFQDLERRLTHRLRSVLVVEDDPVQLSALCSLLTSREVEAIGAQSAAGCLEQLKSGTFDCMVLDLSLPDASGFTLLEKISADETYPFPPVIIYTGRELSVDEEQRLRRYSKSIIVKGAKSPERLLDEVALFLHQVVSELPAEQQRMIEKARSREAALEGRRILLAEDDVRNVFALTSLLEPLGLTIEIARNGKEALAALDRTRESNSKIDLVLMDIMMPEMDGLTAMRAIRQKPEWKKLPIIALTAKAMPSDHQQCLAAGANDYLAKPLDVEKLLSLVRVWMPR; encoded by the coding sequence ATGCCCGAACAAGATTCCCTCACTGCGCAGATTGTTTCCTCTGGCACCAAGCGGCGTGCTGCCTCGGGCCTCCCCCTTTTTATTGGGTTAGGTTTCGTTTTGGCCTTTTTCGCAGCCAGCGCAACGATTGCGTATTTTAATATTCATACCCTGCGCGAGATGACCGGTAAGGTGAGTCATACTCATGAGGTCATTGCGACACTGGAAAATGTGTTTTCGCTGATGAAAGATGCGGAAACTGGCCAACGGGGTTTCCTACTCACCGGAGACGAAAAGTACTTGGAGCCCTATACTTCTGCTTTGGCTCATATCGAAGAACGGGTGGCCGATATTGATAGGCTGACGTCTGACAATCCGGACCAACAAGCTCGCATCCCTTTCATCAAGACTCAGATCGAACTCAAACAAAAAGAACTGGCCGAGACGATCACCATCCGGCGTGAGCAGGGATTTGAAGCAGCAAGGGCGGTGGTGTTAACAGATCGCGGTAAGTCTGCGATGGATGCGCTTCGAGATCACCTGGCCACGATGCAGCAAGAAGAGCGAAAGCTTTTAAAAGAGCGTTTTGAGGAGAAGGAGGCCGCCTTTCGCACTGCGGTTCAAAGTGGCTTGGTTTCAGGATTATTCGGGGCTTTGTTAGCCGTCGTTGTTACCATTCTCCTTCGGCGTGCAGAGCTAGCACGCTGGCAGCAGGCGTGGTTGCAGTCCGGTGAGGCCGGACTGAGTGCCAAACTGATCGGTGAACAAAGACTGTCGGGGCTAGGGGAGAATGCTTTGCAATTTCTTTGTCAGTACTTGGGCGCACAGGCTGGGGCTATTTTCATCGAAGAGGGAGGCACCTTTAAGCGTTCGGCGACTTACGCGGTGCCGTCATCGACCAGTCTTCCTGAACGCTTTGCTCCAGGGGAAGGTCTTTTGGGGCAAGCCGTCAAGGACGCCCGCCCTTTCCTGGTCAGTGAAGTTCCGCCAGGTTATCTGGCCATTGGTTCAGCCTTAGGGGCGGATCAACCACGACATCTGCTCATCGCGCCGGCGCTGGTGGATGGCGGCGTGATCGCGGTGCTCGAATTGGGATTCTTCCATCCTGTTCCTGAAGCATCTATCGAACTACTGCTGCGCACGGCCGAGTCGGTTGGGGTGGCTGTTCAATCGGCCAAGTCGCGGGCTCGCATTGAAGAATTGCTGGAAGAAACCCAACGCCAGTCTGAAGAAGTACAAGCCCAGAGTGAAGAGCTTCGCGTTTCTAATGAAGAATTGGAAGAGCAGAGTCAAGCTCTCCAAAGAACCCAGTCTCAGCTTCAAGAGCAGCAGGCCGAACTGGAGCAGACAAATCTGCAACTCGAGGCGCAGACGCGACAGTTGGAAGCTCAAAAAGACGATCTTATCCAAGCTAAACTGGGGCTGGAAAGTCAAGCGCGTGTGGTTGAACAAGCTAGCCGTTACAAGTCGGCCTTCCTGGCCAACATGTCGCATGAACTGCGCACACCGCTTAATTCATCGCTGATTCTCTCTCAACTGCTGGCTGAAAATCGTCAGGGAAACCTCACGGAAGAACAGGTAAAGTATGCGCGCACCATTCAGGGATCAGGCAATGACTTGCTCGCCTTGATCAACGATGTGCTCGATCTCTCAAAGATCGAGGCAGGGCGGATGGACCTTCAAGTGCAAAGCCTCGGCGTCGCTCAGTTGCTAGACAATCTGCGAGCGCAGTTTGAGCCGATTGCCAATAATCGGAAACTCGCGCTGCGCTTTGATGTGGCTGCTGGAACACCGCCAAGCATCCAAACCGATACCCAGCGGCTCGAACAAGTGCTGAGGAATCTTCTATCGAATGCTCTCAAGTTTACTGAAAACGGGGAGGTAGCTTTAGAAGTTGCCGCTTTCGGCCCAGGGCGTGTGGCATTCTCGGTCAAAGACACTGGCATCGGCATCGAACTGGAACAGCAGCGCATCATTTTTGAGCCTTTCTGCCAGGCTGATGGAACGACGAGCCGCAAGTATGGCGGCACGGGCTTGGGACTTTCAATCTCTCGGGAACTAGCGCGGCTGCTGGGCGGGGAAATTCGTCTCACGAGTGAAGTGGGGCGCGGCAGTGTCTTCACCGTCATTCTTCCTGAGAACTTGGAAAACAAGGCTCTTTCTGCTCCCTTGGTGACGGCGACACCCGCAATTTCGCAGCCAGAGAACCCGCCCACTCCCAAAACACCTGCTGTCTCGTATGAAAGCGTTTCTTCATCCACATTTCAGGATGACCGAGACAACTTAAGCCCCAAAAAACAGGTCATCCTCGTGATTGAAGATGACATGGTTTTTGCCGAGATTCTAGCCCAACTGGCGCGGGAGCAAAACTTCCAATGTCTAGTCACATCCAGTGCCCATGAAGCACTGGAGTTGGCACGGAAACACCTGCCAAATGCAGTGGTTTTGGATGTCGGATTGCCGGATGGCTCGGGTCTTTTTGTGCTGGACCGGCTCAAGCATGATGCGCGTACCCGGCATATCCCGGTGCACATCATTTCGGGCAGTGACTATGCTGAGAAAGCGATGGCTATGGGAGCTGTGGGTTACATGATGAAGCCCGTCCCTCGTGAAAAATTGGCAGATGCTTTTCAGGATCTCGAGCGGCGTCTGACACATCGCTTGCGAAGTGTGCTGGTGGTGGAGGATGATCCTGTGCAGTTGAGTGCTTTATGTTCACTGCTGACATCTCGTGAGGTCGAGGCAATAGGCGCTCAAAGTGCTGCGGGCTGTTTGGAACAACTCAAAAGCGGCACCTTTGACTGCATGGTTTTAGATCTGAGCTTGCCAGATGCGAGTGGCTTTACTCTTCTGGAAAAGATCAGTGCCGACGAAACTTATCCCTTCCCCCCTGTGATTATCTACACGGGGCGTGAACTGAGTGTGGATGAAGAGCAGCGTCTGCGGCGATATTCCAAATCCATCATCGTGAAGGGGGCCAAATCTCCAGAACGACTTTTAGATGAAGTGGCTCTATTCCTTCACCAAGTCGTCTCAGAACTGCCTGCGGAGCAGCAACGCATGATTGAGAAAGCCCGTAGCCGGGAAGCTGCGCTTGAAGGCCGACGCATTTTGCTGGCTGAAGATGATGTGCGCAATGTCTTCGCCTTGACCAGCCTTCTTGAACCGCTCGGACTCACGATCGAGATTGCAAGAAATGGCAAGGAAGCTTTAGCCGCTTTGGATCGTACACGCGAATCCAACTCCAAAATCGATCTCGTGCTAATGGATATCATGATGCCCGAAATGGACGGCTTGACTGCGATGCGTGCGATCCGGCAAAAGCCAGAGTGGAAAAAGCTGCCAATCATTGCGCTGACAGCTAAGGCCATGCCTTCAGATCACCAACAGTGCTTGGCTGCCGGGGCGAATGATTATTTAGCAAAGCCTTTGGATGTGGAGAAGTTGCTCTCCTTGGTGCGAGTCTGGATGCCACGATGA
- a CDS encoding CheR family methyltransferase, protein MKTDLAQTESIELRLLVEAIFHKYHYDFRDYSEASLKRRLIQARERFNCKSFSTLQDRVLHEPEMLPQLLNYLTVQVSEMFRDPSFYQILREQVVPHLRTYPSLKVWVAGCSAGEELYSLAILFREEGLEEKTIFYATDINTDALRKAEAGMYDLDRIPLFTANHQRSGGKSSLSDYYTTAYGAAVFDKSLRKRTVFSDHSLASDAVFAEVHLVCCRNVLIYFNRELQDRAIGLFKDSLVRKGFLGLGAKESLHFSAHAEDFVEFSRNERLYQKRG, encoded by the coding sequence ATGAAAACTGACCTCGCCCAGACCGAAAGTATCGAACTGCGTCTGCTCGTGGAAGCGATCTTCCATAAATATCATTATGACTTTCGTGATTATTCGGAAGCTTCCCTCAAGCGGCGTTTGATCCAGGCGCGAGAACGCTTCAACTGCAAAAGTTTCTCAACCCTACAAGATCGTGTTTTGCATGAGCCTGAGATGCTGCCTCAATTGCTGAATTATCTCACGGTTCAGGTTAGCGAGATGTTTCGTGATCCTTCGTTCTATCAGATCCTTCGTGAACAGGTTGTGCCGCATCTGCGCACTTACCCCTCGCTTAAAGTGTGGGTGGCGGGGTGCAGTGCAGGCGAGGAATTGTATTCTTTAGCGATCTTGTTTCGTGAAGAAGGCTTGGAGGAAAAAACCATTTTTTACGCGACCGATATCAATACCGATGCCCTCAGAAAGGCTGAAGCGGGGATGTATGATCTCGACCGCATTCCTCTCTTTACGGCAAATCATCAACGTTCAGGCGGTAAGTCGTCGCTGTCCGATTATTACACGACTGCTTATGGGGCGGCTGTGTTTGATAAATCACTGCGCAAACGGACGGTCTTTTCAGATCATAGCCTCGCTTCTGATGCTGTCTTTGCCGAGGTGCATTTGGTTTGTTGCCGCAATGTGCTGATTTATTTTAACCGCGAGTTGCAGGATCGAGCCATTGGCCTGTTTAAAGATTCGCTCGTACGTAAAGGGTTCCTTGGACTGGGGGCCAAAGAAAGTCTGCACTTTTCGGCCCATGCAGAAGATTTTGTCGAGTTTTCGCGCAACGAACGTCTTTACCAAAAACGCGGATGA
- a CDS encoding chemotaxis protein CheB gives MNEAPVRAKIQALVIGGSAGVVGALLQILPGLPKNYPLAVMIVVHLPPDCDSTLASLLNNRCQIPVKEAEDKELIRPGIAYLAPPNYHLLVEPDFHLSLSQEEPVHFSRPSIDVLFESASDAYGDSLAGVILTGASSDGARGLRAVCESGGLAFVQTLESAEASTMPRAARASCPAARMMDLAQLAVTLQTEFSPSLS, from the coding sequence ATGAACGAAGCCCCGGTCCGTGCAAAAATTCAAGCTCTTGTCATTGGCGGTTCCGCAGGGGTCGTGGGTGCCCTATTACAAATCCTGCCCGGACTGCCAAAAAACTATCCTTTAGCAGTGATGATCGTGGTCCACTTACCTCCTGACTGCGACAGCACGCTTGCGTCACTGCTTAACAATCGCTGTCAGATCCCGGTGAAAGAAGCAGAGGATAAGGAGCTGATACGCCCTGGCATCGCCTATTTAGCTCCCCCTAATTATCATTTGTTGGTTGAACCTGATTTTCATTTGTCGCTATCACAGGAAGAGCCTGTTCATTTTTCACGCCCCTCCATTGATGTCCTGTTTGAATCCGCATCTGATGCTTATGGGGATTCACTTGCTGGGGTCATTCTCACAGGAGCAAGCAGCGATGGCGCGCGCGGTTTACGTGCGGTCTGCGAGTCGGGCGGTTTGGCCTTTGTGCAAACACTTGAGAGTGCGGAAGCCTCCACCATGCCTCGTGCCGCACGAGCTTCCTGCCCGGCTGCGCGGATGATGGACCTCGCTCAACTCGCCGTCACTTTGCAAACCGAATTTTCCCCCTCCTTGTCGTGA
- a CDS encoding response regulator, protein MTKPTIKFLLVDDLDANLLALEGLLRRDGLELLKANSGPEALELLLIHDVALALLDVQMAGMDGFELAELMRGTERTRRVPIIFLTAGAVDQQRRFRGYEAGAVDFIFKPIEAHILQNKAGIFFELAQQRETLRQSAEEAQAASRAKDDFLAALSHELRTPLTPVLMSAASLQEDLRLPLEVREQLAMMRRNIELEARLIDDLLDVTRIQRGKLSIEPAPADIHELLRHSDEIIRSDGLSKQVQVIFDLKAVRHHALADTTRLHQVFWNLLKNALKFTPAGGTVTVRTRNDAEDRLILQVEDTGVGISKDALPLIFDAFEQGDAVGQHRFGGLGLGLAISKAIMEAHGGTIHAHSPGAGQGATFTISLATVNAPTVPVKSPVQASVAPQALHLLIVEDHGATRTMLARLLANGGHQVTLAATMEEGLTAFSKQHYDVVISDLGLPDGSGLDLMRELRRQRPVHGIALSGYGMEEDIRQTRDAGFSAHLVKPVSIDQLRLLLAQVPTAES, encoded by the coding sequence GTGACGAAGCCGACCATAAAATTTCTACTGGTGGATGATCTGGATGCGAATCTACTGGCTCTGGAGGGTCTGTTGCGACGCGATGGACTGGAACTCTTGAAAGCGAATTCAGGCCCTGAGGCTTTGGAACTCCTGTTAATTCACGATGTCGCACTCGCATTGCTTGATGTGCAAATGGCAGGCATGGATGGTTTTGAACTCGCCGAACTGATGCGAGGAACGGAGCGGACACGTCGTGTGCCGATCATTTTTCTCACTGCCGGTGCTGTGGACCAGCAGCGCCGGTTTCGTGGCTATGAAGCTGGAGCGGTGGATTTTATTTTTAAGCCTATCGAAGCGCACATCCTCCAGAACAAAGCAGGCATCTTCTTTGAGCTAGCTCAGCAGCGCGAAACGCTGCGGCAAAGCGCAGAGGAAGCCCAAGCCGCCAGTCGAGCGAAAGATGATTTTCTCGCTGCACTCAGCCATGAACTACGGACACCTCTAACACCTGTTTTGATGAGTGCCGCCTCACTGCAAGAGGATTTGCGACTTCCTCTCGAAGTACGTGAACAACTAGCCATGATGCGGCGGAACATTGAGCTTGAAGCTCGTCTGATTGATGACCTGCTTGACGTCACACGCATCCAGCGTGGTAAGCTAAGCATTGAACCAGCGCCTGCCGATATCCACGAACTGTTGCGGCATAGCGATGAAATCATTCGCAGCGATGGCCTGAGTAAACAGGTGCAGGTGATCTTCGATCTCAAAGCCGTTCGACACCATGCCCTCGCGGACACCACTCGCTTGCATCAAGTCTTTTGGAACTTGTTGAAGAATGCTCTCAAGTTTACCCCAGCAGGAGGTACCGTGACTGTGCGCACGCGTAATGATGCTGAAGACAGACTGATCCTTCAGGTGGAAGACACCGGTGTCGGCATCAGTAAAGATGCATTACCGCTCATCTTTGACGCCTTTGAGCAAGGAGATGCTGTAGGGCAGCATCGCTTCGGCGGTCTTGGGCTAGGGTTGGCGATTTCAAAGGCCATTATGGAGGCTCACGGTGGAACGATCCACGCTCACAGTCCTGGCGCAGGGCAGGGGGCTACTTTTACCATATCGTTAGCCACAGTGAACGCCCCGACCGTGCCTGTTAAAAGTCCCGTGCAAGCATCGGTGGCACCACAGGCCCTTCATCTACTGATCGTTGAAGATCACGGTGCCACGCGCACGATGCTTGCTCGTCTTCTAGCCAATGGAGGGCATCAGGTCACCCTAGCTGCCACGATGGAGGAAGGATTGACTGCATTCAGCAAGCAGCATTATGACGTCGTCATCAGCGACCTCGGCCTGCCCGATGGAAGTGGACTGGATTTAATGCGTGAACTTCGCCGTCAACGCCCCGTCCATGGTATCGCCCTGAGCGGATACGGCATGGAAGAAGATATTCGCCAGACACGGGATGCGGGCTTTTCAGCGCATCTTGTGAAGCCTGTGAGTATTGACCAACTTCGTCTTCTCCTCGCACAAGTTCCCACGGCAGAAAGCTGA
- a CDS encoding tetratricopeptide repeat protein — MSSFSGDGVTPDIHPSEQILQHLAGARQWERLLQVARLRLEQLPDDHTAHRAAALALIRLRRAGEAEVYVAHLLREDPEHDYHHELAALVAMQGGNFRKAHDHLRAGLAVDPDKAALHRLMASIQGVLGNSAEAHWHARRAHELGGDTEYSWLAQEVVWEADFKDQASLQARIQSLEKALEHAPENAFLLWRVGRLLLRMEEPAAAFIWLGRAVAADPFNKAAVEDWREAYEKSMGSIAPCHFLGVP, encoded by the coding sequence ATGTCGTCTTTCTCCGGTGATGGTGTCACCCCAGACATACACCCCTCTGAGCAGATCCTGCAGCACTTAGCTGGAGCTAGGCAGTGGGAGAGACTGTTGCAAGTGGCCAGATTGCGGTTGGAACAATTGCCGGATGACCACACAGCTCATCGGGCGGCTGCGTTGGCTCTGATCCGTCTTCGGCGTGCTGGAGAAGCTGAAGTTTATGTGGCCCATCTCCTGCGCGAAGATCCTGAACATGATTATCACCATGAACTTGCGGCGTTGGTGGCGATGCAGGGCGGGAACTTCCGAAAGGCTCATGACCACCTGAGGGCAGGTCTGGCTGTGGATCCTGACAAGGCGGCTCTACACCGCTTGATGGCAAGTATCCAAGGTGTGTTGGGGAACTCTGCCGAGGCTCATTGGCATGCTAGACGGGCTCACGAGTTAGGGGGAGATACGGAGTATTCGTGGCTGGCTCAGGAAGTTGTTTGGGAAGCGGATTTTAAAGATCAGGCGTCCTTGCAGGCGAGGATTCAGTCCCTCGAAAAGGCTCTGGAGCATGCACCTGAAAATGCTTTTTTACTTTGGCGGGTAGGCCGTCTTTTATTGCGCATGGAGGAGCCCGCGGCAGCCTTCATTTGGCTTGGTAGGGCCGTGGCAGCAGATCCGTTTAACAAGGCGGCCGTCGAGGACTGGCGTGAAGCCTATGAAAAAAGCATGGGATCTATCGCGCCTTGTCATTTCCTTGGCGTTCCTTGA
- a CDS encoding RNA polymerase sigma factor, which translates to MTAFSVASLLPTLVMPEPEWPDTSALPASSVAGEDAFSDDEENVRLMLRVKDGDIQAFEKLVELHQNTVIGTAFRMLGSLEDAHDIAQQVFLRVWKSAPRYEPSAKFTTWLFTILRNLVFNETRRRSRRKEIPLEQEDDDHTPQQYADHTAPAADLITQQEELEQALDKAIAALPEKQRLAVVLRRHEELPYEQICDILKMSLPAVKSLLFRARAELRKHLAAYLGEDS; encoded by the coding sequence ATGACCGCCTTTAGCGTCGCGAGCCTATTGCCCACCCTCGTCATGCCGGAACCGGAATGGCCCGACACCTCTGCCCTACCCGCCTCCAGCGTGGCGGGTGAAGATGCATTTTCTGATGATGAAGAAAATGTACGTCTCATGCTGCGCGTGAAGGATGGGGACATCCAGGCCTTTGAAAAACTCGTCGAACTGCACCAAAACACGGTCATCGGCACTGCCTTCCGCATGCTCGGTAGCCTTGAAGATGCCCACGACATTGCCCAACAAGTTTTTTTGCGAGTGTGGAAAAGTGCGCCTCGATATGAACCCTCCGCCAAATTCACCACTTGGCTGTTCACCATTTTAAGGAATCTCGTCTTTAACGAAACGCGTCGCCGCTCCCGCCGCAAAGAAATCCCTCTAGAGCAGGAAGATGATGATCACACGCCCCAGCAATATGCGGACCACACAGCGCCGGCGGCGGATCTCATCACTCAACAAGAGGAACTGGAACAGGCCCTGGATAAAGCCATCGCGGCGCTTCCAGAAAAACAGCGACTCGCCGTGGTACTTCGCCGCCACGAAGAACTGCCCTACGAGCAGATCTGCGACATTTTGAAAATGTCCCTCCCTGCCGTCAAGAGCCTCCTATTCCGTGCCCGTGCTGAGTTGCGCAAGCATCTTGCCGCTTATCTGGGTGAAGACTCATAA
- a CDS encoding PIG-L family deacetylase — MTFRHPKHDVFIPDQTDPWTALRRVTHLGIVSHQDDLEIAAYHGITECFHSKDKWFGGVVVTDGSGSPRRGPYADYTDDEMQKVRLVEQRKAAFVGEYSFMAQLGYPSEDVKEQRHGPVVEDLKFILEHCQPQILYVHNPCDRHDTHVATFLRCLEAIRALPVEMRPKKVYGCEVWRKLDWLLSDDKAMLWVDKYPHLLRPLLGVFDSQISGGKRYDLAEEGLRHANATYFDSHTTDKTSLLTFAMDLTPLVEDDQIDVQEYTLNYVRRLEADVAQRLKKFI, encoded by the coding sequence GTGACCTTCCGCCACCCCAAACACGACGTCTTCATCCCTGATCAAACCGACCCCTGGACTGCGCTGCGCCGTGTGACGCACCTTGGCATCGTTTCCCACCAGGATGATTTGGAAATTGCCGCGTATCACGGCATTACGGAGTGTTTTCATAGCAAAGACAAGTGGTTCGGCGGGGTGGTCGTGACCGATGGCTCCGGAAGCCCGCGCCGTGGTCCTTATGCGGACTACACGGATGATGAAATGCAGAAAGTGCGTTTGGTGGAGCAGCGCAAAGCTGCCTTTGTGGGCGAGTACAGCTTCATGGCGCAGCTGGGCTATCCCAGCGAAGACGTGAAGGAGCAACGCCATGGCCCTGTGGTCGAGGATCTGAAATTCATCCTTGAGCACTGCCAACCCCAGATCCTGTACGTTCATAATCCCTGCGACAGGCACGATACCCACGTGGCCACTTTTCTGCGCTGCCTGGAGGCCATCCGTGCGCTGCCAGTGGAGATGCGCCCAAAAAAAGTTTATGGCTGTGAGGTCTGGCGCAAGCTGGACTGGCTGCTGAGTGACGATAAGGCCATGCTGTGGGTGGATAAATATCCGCATCTGCTGCGCCCTCTTCTCGGGGTTTTTGACAGTCAAATCAGTGGGGGAAAGCGCTATGACTTGGCTGAGGAAGGGCTTCGTCACGCCAATGCGACTTACTTTGATTCCCACACCACAGACAAGACGAGTCTGCTGACCTTTGCTATGGATCTCACGCCTTTGGTCGAGGATGACCAGATTGATGTGCAGGAATACACTTTAAATTATGTGCGTCGTCTGGAGGCGGATGTGGCTCAAAGGTTGAAGAAATTCATTTAA